The Neochlamydia sp. S13 genome has a segment encoding these proteins:
- a CDS encoding tetratricopeptide repeat protein, translating to MQPSNSVDKKTSFSTNPFSPSSSSGSSPVNSVAFPIISLESQSLHPLSEQLIAPFIRDSLNLNRAGMDIIEEVNEVATSVIGSHPRLPSLQQVTVDSVGWNVHLSQQIGNRNYETAMQGRDLIDAHAKLAQKIRKGENDLRHHIETQKLQEKRTAAEVEQAEIELEIKKIELAQLQRNILKTRCLVSLKTPLEGFAGRLDLMQKLENALLPVAGREMHAPSVWRVLYGLAGMGKSELACYFANKHQQYYSLIWWVDSETAESRAHAYRQLATALKIDIDEKATTEEIEKNLFLCLESHPFEKPWLLIFDNVEEKITFPQRGGFILMTAKRKDVAPSIKGCLEVLPFTQKEALQFLQNQIAEQKEEQLQPLIDQLRGYPLALGKAAAYLVEEEMSLQDYLQELNQEDLIQQDGTERYPFSIEKVWFLTFQKLNNQHPFALKWLQLFSYLSPEGIPLDWLQAWLQKEAKLSEGQERQAAQALLKVLRNYALVRYDATSKQLSLHRLLQEVLHSMIILREKTNQDVLQQAIQKEISSNDQDLKEVFDFILERSELIDKEKPETWKLGIRWLPHAEHLLNNFIEHGFTQEELGKLKHAIGRAKQVALDFSGALDAYQSALVYFRNVYGYSHHPNLANLLNDLGVMRKDLGEFKLAEQHHEEALKIQRSLYGNSSERVAITLNHLGRALRFLHKPEKAKQHYEEALDIYRSIYDGQSCPPLARLLNSIGVVLWDIDKIKESKNYYKQSLAMNRILHGAQPHPDTADSLNNLGISFSRLQQHEKARKAYQEALEIKYALYGTEPHPSVSDSLHNLGYALKRLDQLKEAKQNYKKALKILRIIYQDRPHPSVATLLTKLGILYSDLKKFSKAEQNLNVALRMQRSIDGNLPSPSQAFTLHMLGTILGEQKKFTQALPYFEKAVEMRRAIYNAPHPMLAHSLNMLGLVLIELKEYSSAKNSLEEALALCKCLPASIEQSYAQKTSDDLVSRLHIRVTNEEIIRNSEKKHGFTQEKKCLVM from the coding sequence ATGCAACCTAGTAATTCTGTAGATAAAAAAACCTCTTTTTCTACTAACCCTTTTAGTCCATCTTCTTCTTCAGGAAGCTCACCTGTTAATTCAGTCGCTTTCCCGATCATTAGCTTAGAATCACAAAGTCTACATCCCTTATCTGAGCAATTGATAGCCCCTTTTATCCGAGACAGCCTGAACTTGAATCGTGCAGGTATGGATATAATTGAAGAAGTAAATGAAGTAGCGACTAGCGTAATAGGAAGCCATCCCAGGCTTCCTAGCTTACAACAAGTAACAGTAGATAGCGTAGGGTGGAATGTGCATCTATCTCAACAAATAGGTAATCGCAATTATGAAACAGCTATGCAAGGCAGAGATTTGATTGACGCTCATGCCAAGCTTGCTCAAAAAATTAGAAAAGGCGAAAACGACTTAAGGCATCACATTGAAACTCAAAAATTGCAAGAAAAAAGGACAGCCGCAGAGGTTGAGCAGGCAGAGATTGAATTAGAAATAAAAAAAATTGAATTAGCGCAGTTGCAAAGAAATATTTTAAAAACTAGGTGCTTAGTCTCTTTAAAAACTCCCTTGGAAGGATTTGCTGGGCGGCTAGATTTAATGCAAAAGCTTGAAAATGCTTTGTTGCCTGTAGCAGGAAGAGAAATGCATGCACCTAGCGTATGGCGAGTACTATATGGGCTTGCAGGGATGGGAAAGAGTGAGCTAGCCTGCTACTTTGCTAACAAGCATCAGCAATACTATTCTCTTATTTGGTGGGTAGATAGCGAAACAGCTGAAAGCCGTGCGCATGCCTATCGACAGCTAGCTACTGCGCTAAAGATAGATATAGATGAAAAAGCTACCACTGAAGAGATTGAAAAAAATCTTTTCCTCTGTTTAGAAAGCCATCCTTTTGAAAAGCCTTGGCTCCTAATTTTTGATAATGTGGAAGAAAAGATTACCTTCCCTCAGCGGGGAGGCTTTATTTTAATGACCGCTAAAAGAAAAGATGTAGCTCCTTCCATTAAAGGATGTCTAGAAGTTTTGCCTTTCACTCAGAAAGAGGCCCTACAATTTTTGCAAAACCAGATAGCCGAACAGAAAGAAGAGCAACTGCAACCTCTAATAGATCAGCTGAGAGGCTACCCTTTAGCTTTAGGTAAAGCCGCGGCTTACCTGGTAGAAGAGGAAATGAGCTTACAAGACTACCTGCAAGAATTAAATCAAGAAGATCTTATTCAGCAAGACGGAACTGAACGTTATCCTTTCTCTATAGAGAAAGTATGGTTTTTGACTTTTCAAAAGCTAAACAATCAGCATCCTTTCGCTTTGAAATGGTTGCAGCTGTTCAGTTATCTAAGCCCTGAAGGTATTCCGCTAGATTGGCTGCAAGCATGGCTTCAAAAGGAAGCCAAGCTAAGTGAAGGGCAAGAACGCCAAGCTGCCCAAGCTTTGCTTAAAGTTTTAAGAAATTACGCTTTAGTACGTTATGATGCTACTTCTAAGCAACTTAGTCTGCACCGTTTATTGCAAGAAGTCCTTCATTCTATGATTATCCTTAGGGAAAAAACAAACCAAGATGTTCTCCAACAGGCTATACAAAAAGAAATCAGCTCTAATGATCAAGACCTTAAAGAAGTTTTTGATTTTATTTTAGAAAGAAGTGAGCTTATAGATAAGGAAAAACCTGAAACATGGAAACTAGGAATTAGATGGCTTCCACATGCGGAGCATTTATTAAACAATTTTATAGAACATGGATTTACCCAAGAGGAATTAGGCAAGTTAAAGCATGCTATTGGAAGAGCGAAGCAAGTGGCCCTCGACTTTTCAGGAGCTTTGGATGCCTATCAAAGTGCTTTGGTATATTTCAGAAATGTCTACGGGTATTCTCATCATCCAAACTTAGCAAATTTATTAAATGACTTAGGAGTTATGCGAAAAGATTTGGGAGAATTTAAATTAGCAGAACAGCATCATGAAGAAGCTTTAAAAATTCAACGTAGTCTATACGGAAATTCATCGGAAAGAGTAGCCATTACCTTAAATCACTTAGGGAGGGCTTTAAGATTTCTTCATAAGCCAGAAAAAGCTAAGCAACATTATGAGGAAGCTTTAGATATTTATCGTAGCATATATGATGGGCAATCTTGCCCCCCGTTAGCTAGATTGCTCAATAGCATAGGAGTCGTGTTATGGGATATAGATAAAATAAAGGAGTCTAAAAATTATTATAAGCAGTCCTTAGCCATGAATCGTATCTTACATGGAGCTCAGCCTCATCCTGATACAGCAGATTCCTTAAATAATTTGGGAATTAGCTTCTCTCGCCTGCAACAACATGAAAAAGCTAGAAAGGCTTATCAAGAAGCTTTAGAGATAAAATATGCTTTATATGGGACGGAGCCCCATCCTTCTGTGTCTGATTCTTTGCATAACTTAGGATATGCATTGAAAAGGCTTGATCAGTTGAAAGAAGCCAAGCAAAATTATAAAAAAGCTTTAAAAATACTGCGTATAATTTATCAGGATCGGCCTCATCCTTCTGTCGCTACTTTATTAACTAAGTTAGGTATCCTATATTCTGACTTAAAAAAATTTAGCAAAGCAGAGCAAAATTTAAATGTAGCTTTAAGAATGCAGCGTAGCATTGATGGAAACCTGCCTAGCCCTTCTCAAGCCTTTACTTTACACATGTTAGGCACTATATTGGGAGAACAAAAAAAATTTACACAAGCTCTTCCTTATTTTGAGAAAGCAGTAGAAATGCGGCGTGCTATATATAACGCTCCTCATCCTATGCTCGCTCACTCTTTAAATATGTTGGGTTTGGTACTCATTGAGCTTAAAGAATATAGCTCCGCGAAAAATTCTTTGGAAGAAGCTTTAGCTTTGTGTAAATGCCTACCTGCAAGCATAGAGCAAAGTTATGCTCAAAAAACTTCAGATGATTTAGTATCTCGTCTTCATATTAGAGTTACAAATGAAGAGATTATTAGGAATAGTGAAAAAAAACACGGTTTCACTCAAGAGAAAAAATGTTTAGTCATGTAA
- a CDS encoding tetratricopeptide repeat protein — protein MLDYQGALVAYENAVNCFQAKYGDQPHSRLAQSLNNLGVALRNLGNWELAKQNYEKALKMLVDLYGDQPDPQIAACLNNLGDILLYLGDLKHAKENLRRALEMNYRLYESDPHPYIAASLNNLGKISRELGDLEEAMQYYEDALKMKDRLYRSQSHPSTASTLSNLGVVLCKLGQLQAAKERLESALKMYDAFYGIQLPPAVADCLYNLGMILKLQGQRKENEQNYPEAKQCYQEAKKCYKKALNLYDTFYEGQPHPMIATFLNSLGALSRVRNKFNKAKQYYVKTLEMQKALHFNRPHLEVAASLNNLGGVLYKLGQLKEAKQYYKDAVEMLCTLYGNQPHPNLVEVFNNLLIVSKDPGQV, from the coding sequence ATGTTAGATTATCAAGGAGCTTTAGTAGCTTACGAAAATGCTGTAAACTGCTTTCAAGCAAAATATGGAGATCAGCCTCATTCAAGATTAGCTCAATCTTTAAATAATTTAGGAGTGGCACTGCGAAACTTAGGAAATTGGGAGCTAGCCAAGCAAAATTATGAGAAAGCTTTAAAAATGCTTGTGGATCTTTATGGTGATCAGCCTGATCCGCAGATAGCAGCTTGTTTAAACAACTTAGGAGACATATTACTATATTTAGGAGATCTGAAGCATGCCAAGGAGAACTTAAGGCGTGCATTAGAAATGAATTATAGGCTTTATGAGAGCGATCCTCATCCTTATATAGCTGCTTCTTTAAACAATTTAGGAAAAATATCACGAGAATTGGGAGATTTAGAAGAAGCTATGCAATATTATGAAGACGCTCTAAAAATGAAAGATAGGCTTTATAGGAGTCAATCCCACCCCTCTACAGCAAGCACCTTAAGCAATTTAGGGGTAGTACTATGCAAACTAGGGCAGCTACAGGCTGCTAAGGAACGCTTGGAGAGCGCTTTAAAAATGTACGATGCCTTTTATGGAATTCAACTTCCCCCGGCTGTAGCTGATTGCTTATACAATCTAGGAATGATACTAAAATTACAAGGACAGAGGAAAGAAAACGAGCAAAATTATCCAGAAGCTAAGCAATGCTATCAAGAAGCTAAGAAGTGTTATAAAAAAGCTTTAAACTTATATGATACTTTTTATGAAGGTCAACCTCATCCCATGATAGCTACTTTTTTAAACAGTCTAGGCGCTTTATCTCGCGTCAGGAATAAGTTTAATAAAGCCAAGCAATATTATGTAAAGACTTTAGAAATGCAGAAAGCTTTACATTTTAATCGACCTCATCTAGAGGTAGCAGCTTCTTTAAATAACCTAGGAGGAGTACTCTACAAACTGGGGCAGCTGAAGGAGGCTAAACAATACTATAAAGATGCTGTAGAAATGCTTTGTACTCTTTATGGAAATCAGCCCCACCCTAATCTAGTAGAGGTCTTTAACAATTTATTAATTGTATCAAAAGACCCTGGGCAAGTCTAG